The following are from one region of the Coccinella septempunctata chromosome 7, icCocSept1.1, whole genome shotgun sequence genome:
- the LOC123317679 gene encoding uncharacterized protein LOC123317679 encodes MANNNIFKVWTVDRIHKTMVLIHEKDGVLEKLITKASQKLHIEGDQLVLESDGTPLDEDEIVIHLSKETFILLQKGEKWVSQYNVLQSDSSCVSTSSKASSSDFFIPISDDTLIANLENEDLLGNAMVTETNMEEVWSNFKIPWHKLPLDVIKHCQDGKREKQYITQIIHTIVHEMRQIKTRIPMKAYKYAAKQLVEKYPQTFKDIDSDGVVIGDGTHSAISKMSDRNHYLNRPHKRSRQSHGVINPSLRKKQINSVAGCSNWAPPVGGIEGGIEESKKDKLNSLNVENEEFYNLLEENYSAIRQFVNNIESPPTVNDVKSNWPVLFRKSAVLWHFKKLTGVDLILVKDKMESMAEKIVDYAVSKKILSAANPGKSIEEMLTFYAKHFKEDLSLISLKIQDSDREVSSAMIGIMEPCVVEYDNDHRYEVFMEKQYVFTTHEFREAFIFMFALYFIFNLEYPKKIGATLEMFQRMHCKIHPDSGSKSSSTKKKVLGLMNRLKQVV; translated from the exons ATGGCAAACAACAACATTTTCAAAGTTTGGACGGTCGATCGAATACATAAGACGATGGTTCTCATACACGAAAAGGATGGTGTATTGGAAAAGTTGATCACAAaag CTTCTCAAAAACTCCACATTGAGGGAGATCAACTGGTCCTCGAGTCTGATGGTACCCCTTTGGATGAAGATGAAATTGTCATCCATCTCAGCAAGGAAACATTCATATTGTTACAAAAGGGCGAAAAATGGGTATCTCAATATAATGTGTTACAATCAGATAGCTCATGTGTCAGTACAAGCTCTAAGGCTAGTTCTTCGGATTTTTTCATCCCTATAAGTGATGATACCCTCATAGCAAATTTGGAAAACGAAGATCTCCTCGGCAACGCAATGGTGACTGAGACCAATATGGAAGAAGTATGGTCGAATTTCAAAATTCCTTGGCATAAGCTTCCGCTGGACGTCATTAAACACTGTCAAGACGGAAAACGTGAGAAACAATACATCACTCAAATCATTCACACCATTGTTCATGAAATGCGACaaataaaaacaagaatacctatGAAAGCATACAAATATGCAGCAAAACAATTAGTTGAGAAATATCCCCAAACATTCAAAGATATTGATAGTGATGGCGTTGTCATAGGGGATGGTACCCACTCCGCCATCTCAAAAATGTCTGACAGAAATCATTACCTTAACAGACCTCATAAGAGGAGCAGGCAGTCTCATGGTGTGATCAACCccagtttaagaaaaaaacagaTAAATTCAGTTGCAGGCTGTTCCAATTGGGCCCCCCCTGTCGGAGGAATCGAAGGAGGAATCGAAGAGAGCAAAAAAGATAAATTAAATTCATTGAATGTAGAAAACGAGGAATTCTACAACCTCTTGGAAGAAAATTATTCAGCAATAAGACAATTTGTGAATAATATCGAATCTCCCCCAACGGTGAATGATGTCAAAAGTAATTGGCCCGTTCTTTTCAGAAAAAGTGCCGTACTATGGCATTTTAAAAAACTCACAGGAGTCGATTTGATCCTTGTGAAGGACAAAATGGAATCTATGGCAGAAAAAATTGTGGACTATGCtgtatcgaaaaaaattttaagtgCTGCTAATCCAGGCAAATCTATAGAAGAAATGTTGACGTTTTATGCTAAGCATTTTAAGGAGGACTTGAGTTTGATTTCTCTCAAAATTCAG GATTCAGACAGGGAGGTATCATCGGCGATGATTGGTATCATGGAGCCATGCGTGGTAGAATATG ATAACGACCACCGATACGAGGTCTTCATGGAGAAGCAATATGTGTTCACGACCCATGAATTCAGGGAGGCATTCATTTTCATGTTTGCCCTATATTTCATATTCAATTTAgaatatccaaaaaaaattggtgcAACTCTGGAAATGTTCCAAAGGATGCACTGTAAGATTCACCCAGATTCTGGGAGCAAGTCGAGCAGTacgaagaaaaaagttttaGGCCTCATGAACAGATTGAAACAAGTTGTTTGA